GTCTTCCCATCTCCTAAGGTTTCTGACACAGTTGTTGAACCCTACAATGCGACTCTCTCTGTTCACCAACTGGTTGAGAACGCTGATGAGTGCATGGTGTTGGATAACGAAGCTCTCTATGACATCTGCTTCCGAACACTCAAGCTCACTACCCCCAGCTGTAAGGATCTCTTCTCGAGGTGTTGTTCATGCTGCATTAAGTTTCAAGTTTGCATCATTAACTTAGTATTTGCCCTTGTGATGGACATCAGTTGGTGACCTGAACCATCTCATTTCTGCCACCATGAGTGGAGTTACATGCTGCCTTCGCTTTCCCGGTCAGCTCAACTCCGACCTCCGAAAGCTTGCTGTCAACCTCATCCCTTTCCCTCGGCTTCATTTCTTCATGGTGGGGTTTGCGCCTCTTACTTCCCGTGGATCCCAGCAGTACCGCGCTCTCACTGTCCCCGAGCTCACCCAACAGATGTGGGATGCCAAGAACATGATGTGTGCTGCTGACCCCCGCCATGGGCGTTATCTGACAGCATCAGCAATGTTCCGTGGTAAAATGAGCACCAAGGAGGTGGATGAGCAAATGCTCAATGTGCAAAACAAGAATTCCTCCTACTTCGTCGAGTGGATTCCGAACAATGTCAAATCCACAGTCTGTGACATCCCTCCCACTGGGTTGAAGATGGCATCTACATTCATCGGGAACTCTACCTCAATCCAGGAGATGTTCCGTCGTGTCAGCGAGCAGTTTACTGCTATGTTCCGAAGGAAGGCTTTCTTACATTGGTACACAGGAGAAGGGATGGATGAGATGGAGTTCACCGAAGCAGAAAGCAACATGAATGATCTGGTCTCAGAGTATCAACAGTACCAGGATGCAACagctgatgatgatgttgaataTGAAGATGAGGAGGAAGGCGACTATCAAGAGGCCTGATACCTCGATTAAAAGGTGGGTTTCTCCGTATCATCACTCGATTAAACTCCTTCATTTCATGCATAGTTTCTTTTCGGAGCAATTATCAGTTGCTTTTATTTTGTTGTTTTGAAGTTGCTTGAGAACGCAGTGCTGTTATGAATGATATGAACATTGAGTCTACCAAGTAGATGTTTATTAAATGTTCTGTTATGCAATTCTCGGTTTCTTCTTAATCCTCATAACTTTCAGTATCTTCtcttaaaattatgaaatttatGTTTTGAATTAGTGAAATCTATTTTATGCTTATTTATCTATGTATAAGAATGTGACCTACTTCGGCTATTAGTAGGCTTTTAATATATATCTTAAAGTATCTTCTTATTTCGTTGTCTTCATTTTATTCTCGATCGTAACTGTCAAAGAATTTTAGTATGCAAAAAACTCGTTTTTTCATATAGATagtattttaaaaaatagaatGAAGCATTCAAAATTTTACTTAATGTTATTAATAGTAATACTTATCTCGAGTTAATATATACAAAATTCCtttttatcatataaaatacAAATATTCCACTAAGAAGAGAAATCAATGTTCCttttttatcaaataaaataagGATGGTTCAGCTAAATCTTCCTTTTATTGTCTTTCATCAAGCGCAATCATGGTATTATGAAAATCCAGTTTCTTGGTAATAATAAACAAAGGGGGGATAATATGAATATAAGGATGTCGAATTTGGGATTCAGAATTAAATAACTCTGATGATATACCAaacaaatttttataatttatccaATAAATATctatattcttatatatatatataaataaaaaatacataataaAGATGAGATTTCAAAGGATAAGTGAGAGTTTTGTATAGTTTTATCAATGGAGCTCTCACATCTTATCAACGTCAAAGAGTTGAACAGAGCCTTTATAAATGCCCGTTTGTTTACCCAACATATGACTGGGCGGAAAGTACTCTGTAAAGCAATGAATCCTCCCATTGAAAAGGAAGGTACGAAAAAGGGTAATATCTGATCAAGTGCGAAATCTATCATTGTTGAAGAGAACGGATCCCACCAACAAGAGGTCCACTAAATAAATCAAAACAGCTCGCGGCCCGATTTGTCCGTTGTGGCGGCTGGTTCACGTGACGATATCGGACGCGGATAACCGTCCGATTCCGATACTTTCCACATCCAACGGTCCGCCTCATCCCGTATTTCTTCCCTGGTCCCCCTCGTCTTCTCCCCCGAACCCCCTCTTAGACCCTAATCCCcctccgcctcctcttcctccatctccTCTGTAGCCATGCAGTCGTTGGCTCTCTCCCCGTCCGTGTCCCTTCGCCTGTCCTCCTCCCCGAAAGTCGATGCCTCTGCCGCCACCCACCATCCATTCTTTCTCCGCCCCCATTGTGTCCGACCCCCCcgcgcttcctcctcctccgcctccgagCGCCACCAGATCGTCGACAGCCCCCCGCCTCCGGCACCGGAAATCCCCCCCGTCCCCGACAAGCTTAACCGCTACAGCTCCCGGATCACGGAGCCCAAGTCCCAGGGCGGGTCCCAGGCCATCCTTTACGGTGTTGGCCTCTCCGATGACGACATGAGGAAGCCCCAGGTGGGAGTATCGTCCGTCTGGTACGAGGGCAACACATGCAACATGCACCTCCTCCATCTCGCCGAGGCCGTCCGCGAGGGCGTCCGCGAGGCTGGCATGGTTGCTTTTCGATTCAATACCATTGGCGTCAGCGACGCTATTTCGATGGGAACCAGAGGAATGTGCTATAGCCTACAGTCGAGGGATCTTATAGCTGACAGTATCGAGACCGTCATGGCGGCGCAGTGGTACGACGCTAATATCTCAATCCCAGGTTGCGATAAAAATGTgagcttttcttctttctctgcgTCCTTTCATATTTCATTTGGTCCTTCTTCTTTGTTTCCATATTGGATTTCGCTCATTCTTATGCTTGATGCTTTGGGATTGTTATCAATCTCCGCTCCTGTGGCGGTAATGTTGATAAAGAATGCTTTTTAaccatttaatatatttttatatgggAGATCATCTCTAATAGATAGTCTCTTAACTTCAGTGCGCAAAATATGAATTTGCACATTATCATATGGTCATGCTTTAACTGTGTTTTACAATATGCTTTGGGAAATTAATGAAAGAAACCTGATTGTAAATGTTGATGTTCATAAATTATGTCAGTTGAGCTATTTGATCGCTGCTTTCTTTAGTTTAATTTCTATTAATGATCACAAATGTTCAATATGTTTAACCTGACGCATTAGAATTGGCTTTCTGAAGTTACAATTCCCTCTGTTAATGTCATGTATTGGCGAGCTTAATTTGTTTGGCTAGCAGTTTTTTTATTACATGCAGCAATGTCTTGTATTGATTTATTCCTTTAAGATGATTTTTTGTTCCTAGAATTCACACATGGCACCTCTCATGCATATAGTTGTCTACATAAAATAGCACCAAAAGAGTCATGACAAGTGTTTCTGTGGAAGACATTATTAAACTCGATTTTTGAGTATGAATTTATGTAGATCCTAACCATTTTCTCTAAATCTGAACTTCATTGCTTTGTAGATGCCAGGTACAATTATGGCAATGGGACGACTTAACCGACCAAGTATTATGATTTATGGCGGAACTATCAAGGTGAAGAATGCAAGACAATAACTTTTGGTTGACCTCTCTTCTCTTTAAGTTATGCTTCTCATGTTTCATCTAAACATGACTCATAAACAACTTATGATTGTCTATTTTATGCATAAATCACATGTGAAAGTTGGAGTTCAATTTCTTTTAGTTGTAAGAACTTATTTGGATATTTGCATACTCCTTTATAATACGTTGGTCACTTTGTGAAATTTAAAGTCAAATTTTCCTTGTCAAAACTGTTTCTctctgttttcttatggttttcaaCTCAGATAAAAAAGGGTAGTGTTTGTTACAGCTGCTCAATCTGATTTTGTGGATTGATGTTTGTTGATCAGAAAGGATAATGTTTGTTACAGCTGCTCAATCTGATCTTGTGGATTGATGTTTGTTGTAATAGTTAACTGTTATCTTTATTACCATAACTAACTTTTAAACCCATAAACTTTCAAATCTAGAGGTGATTTTTGTCAGATCACATGGGGCATCATGCAGATGTGATGACATGATACACACATGGCTTGGATGCAAACTCCCTGATATGGCAACTGACTTGGTGACATAGCAGCAGACAATCACATTGGATTATGAGTGCAGGCAGATGGTGGTCAGCTTTATAAGACCAGTTGAAGCTGCTTCATGGCATAAAACTCTATGGAACTTTTAACCATGGTTCTGAGTTCTGACTATGATATAGAATTACAGAAAATGCAGGACACATTATATGCAAAAAATCTGAAAGCAATTAGGATCATATGGTTTCTCATAGACTTCTGAGAACTGTTTTCTTGCTCAAGGAAATCACTAGATTTTTTTTGGATCATGCATAattgaaatttataaattattGCTTAGTTACTAATTATGCTCTATTTTTCATGCAGCCTGGACATTTTCAGGGAAATTCCTATGATATAGTATCTGCATTTCAGGTATGGAAATAATATGTTGTCTCAGAGTTCTTGTGGATGACTGAGTTATGACTGTACATttttgtgctttaatatctttctACTTCTGGAATCTTGTGTCTTTTGCTACAATTTCATTTTTTCCTTTCTGTTGGATGCATCTATGTAAACCTTAGTTCGATTGTCGAGTTCATCAGTTATGCTTCAGTGACTGCAAGTTACAAAATTGTAAATTTTGTTTTAGACAATGGCTTTTGTGTGATGAATGGATCTTTCAGTAAGGGAAGAAGGTTCAGTTGCAATAGCATGCCAAATATTGCACCTTTGCCTGGTTGTATTGTGCAGACAACACTAGATATATGATTCAACTGACACCAGTGTTACAATAAAATTGAATTTCAGTTGCTAGGGTTAGTTGAATAGATAGAAAATCGGTCAAAACATCCTCAATATTGTGCCACAAATATGCAGGCTATTTTTAGACATGTAAAGAGTAAGAATGAAAATATTGGATATGTACTATATGATTCAACTAAAATAAGATGTTGAAAAGAGCTAACCTGAGTTGTTAAGTAGTTTTTGATTCTAAAAAGGTCAGATTAACTACAATCCggaagcctttgagaaattcattgTTAGTTAGAGGTTATTATTTGCTGAGAGCTACTTGATTGTTCACAAAATTAACGGGGTTCCCTAGAATTCCAATAAAATATCCAAGTGATTCCTTGTAAAAGTTCCCTTGTCCTTTGAAATAAATGAACAGTTCTTATTGACAAATGAAACTTTCATAACTACAACTTTTTGTTCTTTGGTGTTGATCAGAGCTTCTATTGTTCGGtaacattgtatcatcatcatcatcatcatcaaactgTTGGCTGTTCCGCGTTTTTCACCGTGAACAAATGAAATCAACTTGGAGAAGCAGTATGCAGAACATGGAAATAAATCTCTTTGTATTATCCATATTGTCACATTTTTAATGACTCAGAGATTTTGGTTCTTTTAAATGCTCAACAGCAGTGCTGGTCAACTGTCCTAACTTTTTCATACATCATCTCTTGATCCTTCATGGTGCCTCATACTTTGAATTTCAATACTTCAATATATAACATAAGTAGGATTCTTATCTCTTATTATGTAATACAAAACAATTTAATGCAAGCTTGAGAGATGCTAATATGTTTTGTTTTCCAGTGTTATGGGGAATATGTTAGCGGGTCAATAAATGATGATGAAAGGATGAATGTTGTACGCAATTCATGTCCTGGAGCTGGGGCTTGTGGAGGCATGTATACTGCTAACACCATGGCATCTGCTATTGAGACGATGGGCATGTCACTTCCTTACAGGTACGAGAAATTATACAATAAATACAATTTTGAGCTATCACTTGTCACTGCATCTGAAGGTTTGACTTATTATATTCTTTTTCAAACTGTGAAAGCTCATCAACCCCTGCAGAAGATCCACTGAAGTTGGAAGAGTGCCGCTTAGCTGGAAAATATTTATTGGAATTGCTAAAAATGGATTTGAAGCCTTGTGACATTATCACTGAGAAATCATTACGCAATGCTATGGTTGTTGTTATGGCACTTGGTGGGTCTACTAATGCAGTGCTACATTTGATTGCTATAGCTAGGTGGGTGTACAACTTTCATGCAATAATTTTTGTAAGAGATTATTTGCATGTTAATTTATGTAATCCTTGTAGGTCGGTGGGCTTGCATTTAACCCTAGATGATTTTCAGAAAGTTAGTGATCAGGTCCCTTTTCTTGCCGACCTCAAGCCTAGTGGAAAGTATGTGATGGAGGATTTACACAAGGCATGATTCtgtgtttaaatttttttatatcttctcTTTACATTTTTATGTTTATATTCAAATTTCGTTTATAATTATGAACCTATCCAATTCATATCTATGCTTACAGATTGGAGGTACACCTGGAGTCATCCGTTTCCTTTTGGAGGAAGGTTTTCTGGATGGTGATTGTATCACTGGTTAGTACACCAGTCCAATTATCTTTCAACTCTTGAGTCTTCTGAATTTCATATTCTAACTTCTATAGTTTATTTACAGTTACTGGAAAAACTCTTGCAGAAAATGCCAAACTCTTCCCTGCCTTAAGTGAAGGACAAGTAGGATAACAAAACATTCTATCCTATAAATTTCTTTTATCATGGCTGCTAATACTCATTGCCAGTTGCTTTTTAACTTTAATTACAGCAAATAATAAGACCATTGTCCAACCCTATCAAAGCCACAGGGCATATTCAGATACTTTACGGAAATCTCGCTCCAGAGGGTTCTGTGGCAAAAATTACTGGCAAAGAAGGGTTATTTTTCTCTGGTACAGCATTTAACAAGAGTTTCTCTTGCTATTGGTTTGAAGATGATGATTCTTTGTTTGGGACCGAAGTTTGCAATAGCAGTAATCATGGCTAATTTATAGGTCCTGCACTTGTTTTTGAGGGTGAGGAGTCCATGATTGCAGCAATTTCAGAAAATCCTATGAACTTTAAGGTAAGCATCCAAACCTTTCACGATATCTTTCTTCAAAGCAAATTCCAACCCAATATACTTATTATTGTGCTTCACTTCCATTGCATTATGTAATATCTTGTCTGAAAACTCATAGTAATACTGGAAAGTAGAATCACTAATTATATGTCTATATATGGAGGAATAtagatatttataaatatttttttaataagattATATCTGTCAACCTGTGTTGTTCATTTTGATGACATATCTAATTGATGATGTATGGCTATGTGGAAGGCCAAGAAGGGTATATGATTTTGTATGGTCAAAGTGGAGGCTCACCTATTAGAAAATGACAAAATTTGTTTATTGTTAATGAACAAAATAATCAATTTATTGCTGCTTTGGAAAAACAGGTTTAGAATTTCTAGTTGTTATGAGAACAGGTTAGCAAGAAGATGTTGTTTTGTTGCTGGTTCATTTGCTAGTTCAAGTCTCAAAGAGTAACCAGcaaataaattataaaagagaagaaatagatTAAAGAAAAATTAACTAGGTGGAGATATAGAGGGAGACATATTATGGGCCAAAATTAAATTTCATTTGTTTATAGCTTTATCAATCACTGTCGTCTTTGATTGCTGAAGGAAGACTGCATATATTGGCCCTTTCTAGATTCCCATATTGGTGGGACTCATAAATTGGGATTCCTCTCTTTTTGATGCTCATAGACTTACTttagtgattttttttatttgtttatatttgtAATTAATTTTCCTACTTACTTTAGTGACTGTTCAAGCAGGTAGTTAAAGTCATAGTTTGGTAGTCATACATCTTGTATCGGGTTCGGGATAGGAAAATTAATGTCAATGGGATTTAAGTTTTGGAAGTCCTAATGCCATtttatgttaaattttttttaactttttgttTATTTAGATCTGTCTAAACCAGTGTTGCCTCATGTATTACATGTAACAGGGTAACGTTGTTGTCATCAGAGGAGAAGGACCCAAAGGTGGACCAGGCATGCCTGAAATGCTGACACCAACTAGTGCAATAATGGGTGCCGGTCTTGGAAAGGTGGTGTTATTCCTTGCAAGGCATTTTTCATGGTTGATCTTTTTTTCAAGTTAAAAATCTTGTCTATGATCTTCTTAAGATTAAATGCTTGGTGCTTCTCACAGTCCATCTGAGTATTAGTAGATAAATCTTGGATAGCAGGAACACTATCCAACAAGATGACAAAATTTGTCCATTCTTGCCACTTACTGTTGGATGAAATTGTTATTTTAAGATCTTGTGTCAGCCCAAAAATGAATAAAACTATGCGTGACTTTACGTAGAGACCTAAATTATTGAACTAGAAAATGTCAGAAAAAAAGATATACTTTGGATCCG
The DNA window shown above is from Musa acuminata AAA Group cultivar baxijiao chromosome BXJ2-4, Cavendish_Baxijiao_AAA, whole genome shotgun sequence and carries:
- the LOC135609574 gene encoding tubulin beta-2 chain-like; translation: MREILHIQGGQCGNQIGAKFWEVVCAEHGIDATGHYGGDSELQLERVNVYYNEASCGRFVPRAVLMDLEPGTMDSVRSGSYGQIFRPDNFVFGQSGAGNNWAKGHYTEGAELIDAVLDVVRKEAENCDCLQGFQVCHSLGGGTGSGMGTLLISKIREEYPDRMMLTFSVFPSPKVSDTVVEPYNATLSVHQLVENADECMVLDNEALYDICFRTLKLTTPSFGDLNHLISATMSGVTCCLRFPGQLNSDLRKLAVNLIPFPRLHFFMVGFAPLTSRGSQQYRALTVPELTQQMWDAKNMMCAADPRHGRYLTASAMFRGKMSTKEVDEQMLNVQNKNSSYFVEWIPNNVKSTVCDIPPTGLKMASTFIGNSTSIQEMFRRVSEQFTAMFRRKAFLHWYTGEGMDEMEFTEAESNMNDLVSEYQQYQDATADDDVEYEDEEEGDYQEA
- the LOC135609577 gene encoding dihydroxy-acid dehydratase, chloroplastic-like, with the translated sequence MQSLALSPSVSLRLSSSPKVDASAATHHPFFLRPHCVRPPRASSSSASERHQIVDSPPPPAPEIPPVPDKLNRYSSRITEPKSQGGSQAILYGVGLSDDDMRKPQVGVSSVWYEGNTCNMHLLHLAEAVREGVREAGMVAFRFNTIGVSDAISMGTRGMCYSLQSRDLIADSIETVMAAQWYDANISIPGCDKNMPGTIMAMGRLNRPSIMIYGGTIKPGHFQGNSYDIVSAFQCYGEYVSGSINDDERMNVVRNSCPGAGACGGMYTANTMASAIETMGMSLPYSSSTPAEDPLKLEECRLAGKYLLELLKMDLKPCDIITEKSLRNAMVVVMALGGSTNAVLHLIAIARSVGLHLTLDDFQKVSDQVPFLADLKPSGKYVMEDLHKIGGTPGVIRFLLEEGFLDGDCITVTGKTLAENAKLFPALSEGQQIIRPLSNPIKATGHIQILYGNLAPEGSVAKITGKEGLFFSGPALVFEGEESMIAAISENPMNFKGNVVVIRGEGPKGGPGMPEMLTPTSAIMGAGLGKECALLTDGRFSGGSHGYVVGHICPEAQAGGPIGLIQNGDIITIDVVKRRMDVHLTEEQLAERSNNWSPPPLKATRGVLLKYIKNVQPASSGCVTDE